The sequence below is a genomic window from Haliaeetus albicilla unplaced genomic scaffold, bHalAlb1.1 scaffold_181, whole genome shotgun sequence.
GCCCTGGCTCAGGGAGCGGCCGTTGCTGAAGTCTTCCTGTCCTCCTCCCTACCAGCAATCCAGCCAGCTGCGAGAGCTCTCCATCTGCCTCTTCAAAGATGCGATGCAGACAGTGGTGGGGAACGACAAGCAGCAGATGAGGAAGAACGTGCGGAGAAGCCTGCTCCCACTGTTCTTCCACATGAGTGACCAGACCGAGAGCGTGGCCAAGGTACAGGTTTCAAACCTGACCAGTGATGCGGGCAAGGGCGTGCTGACACCACGGGGGTGGCCTGCGCATCAGGGAGGGGCAAGGGCTGCTGGCAGTTGGACGCTTGGAGTCTGTGTCACCTCAGGGTCCAACTGCCTGAGTCACTGagggcagggcagagctcccctccttccccgcaCCGGCCCCACCACTGCCTTCCCGTCCTCCCTCTgtgcctcctgctgcagaggaggacgGGAAGGTGGGCgtcccctcccacccctgctccccccatTCAGGTGGCCTCCAGTGCACCCCAGAGGAAGGGTCCCAGCATACCCAGCGCGAGGAGGGCTGGAGAAGCTGGCACAGACGTTTCCCACACCTGCCCTACCTGGTCCAGcagggctcagcagcagcccGTGGCCACCAAGGCCTGAACACAAGAGTCCCTAGAAGCGTCCCAGCTGCCCCTGCAAGTGTTGGAGGCCAGGGCTTTGAGCCCCATTCCCTGCCCACGGTCCCCTCAATCCCCGTCTTCCTCTGCAGGCCTCCCAGGAAGCCCTCCTCGTTGCTGCAAAGCTGCTAAAGTGGAAACGGCTCAAGCACCTGACCCGGACACAGCAGACAGGCAGAATCGGGGAGTGCTTGGTGAGGACAACCCCCAAGCCCCAGGGCCTGGGCTGGACAAGGGCTGCCCCCTGTGCAGCTGTGCCTcgcctgccctgctccagcccagagCCCGCAGCCTGGAGCtgcatcctccttccctgccctcagGCACAGAGCCCCCAGGGGCTCTTCTCCaggcccctctcccctccccgccctcAGGATGCTGAAGGAGACCCTAGCCCATCTGGGCCCTGGCAGTGGGACGGACAGAGGGGTCTCAGGACCTCCAGACCCcgcctctgcctgcagctgacTCTCAACCTCCACCCCACAGGGCTCCTGGCTGGGAGTTGGGAATGGCCTGAGGTGGAAGGGGGacagggggtgctgggaggagggACCGGTTCAGCCCACTGCGGAGGGTCTGTGTCAGCCCCATGCCCTTGTGCTCTCTCCAGCTGGTGCAGGACAGGAGCAGAGTTGAAGAATATCTGAGTCAGAGCCTGCCATACTTGAAGGATGCTCAGGTCACCTTGCGAGAAGCAGCCCTGAAGTTCATTGGTGAGCCACAGCAGCCCCTGGGGTCCCCATTTTGGCAGCCTGGTCCCAGTCCCAGCCGCTGCACTGGCAGCAAGGGGCAGCCCTGCGGCTGCCAGAGCCCCGACTGCCCCATGCAGGGCCTGGGCAGCCAGGGTCTCTGCGCgtccctctcccacccctgcccGCGCAGGTGGGCTTAGCGGCAGCCTTGCTcggtcccgtccccccccctcGGATACTGTCCTTCCCTGGGGTCACTctgctgagggggaggagggtgtGCAGCCAAACCAGCAGAGCCAcgagctgtgctgctgggagcatgctggggagcaggaggtcTGACAGAGCTCTGTGCCTAGGGCTTGCCGCACGGCACCTGGGGGACGAAAGCgaggagaagctgtccgagaTCTGCAACGGTGAGCAGGGGCAGTGCTGCGTGCGCCAGgactggtggggcaggggacagagccTGGGCAGCGTGTTGCTATGCCTCGCCCTGCTCCAGGGAGACGCTTCAAGGGCAGAGGAACGTCTCAGGGGCATTTGGGGCAttcctgagcagcagcttccagctgATGCATTTGTCCCACCTGCTCCATCTGGCCAGGGAAAGGGATGGGTGGGGCTGGCATGGTCTGGAGGGGGTGCCTGGGTGTCTCTGCAGATAGGTGGGTTTCAGCtctgttctctttccttctgctgcagcccTCCAGCTTTTGGAGAAAGATGCCGAACTCTCAGTCTCATCCCTGGCAGCTCAGACCATGCTGACCCTGAGATCTCCGAGGGAGCAGCCAACATCGGGGTGGACCCTGTGGGCgctgtgctgctggccctgcaAAGCCGGGCAGAAATGAAGCTCTCTTCAAGAAAATGGCTCTTGTTGATTAAAGCTGGAACCACAAGCCCAAGGCCACGGTGTCCTTCACGCAGGAACCACCCCGAGCGTGCCGAGCAGCCGGCGTTATTCGGGCCTCTACCGCTGTGTGCAGGACAGCTCACCCCTCGGCACACCCTGGCCCCAATGTTGTTTTAGAACGTCCTCCCTCTGTTAGGCTTTGCCCCCAAAAGAAGTCGTGCTTGTTCACCTTCTGTGGAAGTCTTTTCTctggggaggcagagggcaaaagggaaaaggcagaCCCCAAAGGAACCAGGATTGCCCTGAGAGCTGCCTCACGCCCAGGCTTTCCAGCAGCCCGTGGCAGCACAGCACACGCTGACCCAGGGTGTCCTTGCAACAGAggcccagctgccctgctggaCTGCAAAACCTGGAGGTTTCATCCTGGTGTTCAGACGTGGCCACCTCTGGCACGCTCCGGTCTTGCACATCCTCGCCCGTGAGCCAGGGGAGAAGTTTCCCTGTGGAGCGGGAAGAGCTGTGCCCCCAGGGGCACCCTGCCCCACCTCCTCTGGGCTGCTGGGGCCAGCCTCCCAGCCCTTTGGGCAGCTGGCCTGCTCTGGCCTTCTtcccccacagcagcagcaccctgcgcacaagcaaagcagaataGGGAATCCGTTCACTATTTCCCATCGGCAGGctggtgttcagccatctccaggaaagctggcctccatcacacgtaacggttacttgggaagacaagcGCTGTAACTCCAAACTTCCCGCCTTCcgccttcctcccccagcttttattgctgagcacgaCGCCATGTGGTagggaatatccctttggtcagttggggtcagctgtcccggctgtgtcccctcccaacttcttgggCACCCACGGCCTCCTCGCTGGCAGGGCGgcgtgagaagcagaaaaggccctgacGCTGTGCAAGCGCTGCTCAGCGATAACCGGAACATCGCTGTGCTACCCacgctgttttcagcacaaatccaaaacacagccccataccatTTCCTGTGAAGAAAACGAACTCTAtcgcagccaaaaccagcacgcCCGCCCAGCCGCTGGGATGGGGACTCCGGCTGCCCGCATGCCTTTGGGGGTGAAGGACTACACCCCCCCAGCATGCCCCAGGGGAGGGAgtacagctcccagcatgctGGGGAGTACAGTCCCACGAGCTGGAGGGCCACCTGGCCCCGCGGGTGGCCCAGGAGGCTGCAGCCGACGTGACACATGGGCTGGCCCGACGCCTCCTCGCTCCCCTGCCACCCAGCATGTCTGGGGCAGGAGCgcccggggccgcggggcgAGTTGGTGGCACGCAGCAGCTACAGCTgtggcagggagaggaagagatggCAGCTGTGAGCCCCAGGGTGGCATCCCGCTTGTCCCAGCGGCAGCAGCGTGGCAAACCTCGTCTCGTTGTCCCAAAAGGGTTCTTTTACCCGGTGTACAGATGGCCAATAACGCACTGAGTCGAGATAcgtgggttttatttcttttctgcgCAGAAGAGGGTGCCAGGCATCTAACACAGCCAGCGCACACTTGAAACACAAGCGGGGTCTTATAACACACGTCGGGATCAAGGAAAAAGTggtaaaaaaatacatgattgGTTGCAAACAATTTATATAACAGAAGTGCTTCTACACATGTCTACGTGATTACCTAACTCAGTATATTAGGGTGGTCTCTTGCAATTACATACTAGTTATGCACAGATGCGTGtcatttttaacattaaaaatcaaGCTAGGTTAGCTAAGGACATGCTTTTCTTGACACTACTCCAAAACTGGGCACCTATGATACAAATCAGCAAGAAGGGAATAGCACTGACAGAACCTCGTTGTTTCACATCCTTGCTTCAACGGATTCAGTGTAGGGACTTTCCATTCCTATTCCTATGGTTTCAATAAGTGATTGTTGGAGTCAACTGTTGTCTTTCCAACATCAGCCTGTGCTGGAGTCCAGCCCCTCCTGTCTCCTGCTCAGAGAGAGAGGTCACTTTGAAGGACAGCAGCACCTTTAACCCGGCAGCTTTTTCTCCAGTGCCAATCCTGAGTTCCCATCGGGCACCCGGAGGCTATCGCAGCAGAAGCCCCTGCTGTGCCTCGCAACGAAATATACAGCACCACACTGGTGACTTCAGGAAAATGTGTTCCCACAAGCTggaaaaccaggacagaagttGATAaacttctgtcctggttttccaattgttttctttgaaagagaGGAGCTGGAAGTAACTGGAAGATGTTCCGATGTAGCAATCCATCCAAACTCCCTATCAGATGTGGAGGAAGAGGCTGAGATGGCCAGCGCCCAAGAGAAGAGGCTTCCTTCTGCTGAGGCAGACCGAGAGGCCTAACGACTTTTATCTGTTCTCAGCTGACATCAAGGCTTTTGTCTTGGACCTTGAAACTGAAGACTGAATATCTGTCccggttttggctgggatagagttaattttctgtctagcagctggtatggtgttatgttttgggttcagtatgagaaggaTGTTGGTAACACgctgatgctttcagttgtcGTTAAgcagtgttcatactaagtcaaggatttttcagcttctcatgcccagccagcaagaaggctggaggggcacaagaagttgggagggacacagccagaacacctgacccaaactggccaaaggggtattccataccatgtcacgtcatgcctagtatatcaactggggggagttgggctgggggggattgctgctcaggaactctCTGGGCGCTGGTCGACGGGCGGTGAGCAAtggcattgtgcatcacttgctttgcatattccaatcctatcagcattattattgtaattttatgattattttcattattagattcttcctttctgttctgttaaaagcttcatatctcaacccacgaattACACTTtctttccgattctctcccccatcccactggcagggggggagtgagtgagcggccgcatggtgcttagttgctggctgggattaaaccgTGACAGGGAACTAGCTGGACATTTTCAATTTTGGAAATAGGCTGTGCAGAGAATAAGGGTAACGAGATGTTTAGGTGCTGAGGCAAGCGCAGGTCCcccgtgctctttggcccaacAACACCCTGGCTCCCTGTTTGTGTCGCACCTAAAAACGTAGTCATTCTCTGTTATTCACTGTAGAGCCTgttctcccaccaggaaggtgccaggaCTGAAAGCTGTTTGTGGAGACagccttccctttgcagcccATCCACAGGCCCAATAGCACTGGGGATCAGGTCTTTCCTCATCACTTAAATCTTTCGTTACTCTCATTCTCTGCACAGCCTACTTCCAAAATTAAAAGCGTCCAGCTAgttctcccacagggaaggtgccAGGACTGAAAGTTGCTGCTGGCCATCACCTTCCTTTTCCAGCCCGTTCACAGGCCCAAGGACACTGGGGCTCTGTGCTTGCCTAGCGACCTAAACATCTCGTCActctctttctctgcacagCCTGTTTCCAAAATTGAAAAAGTCCAGCTACTTCGCTGGCATGGAAGGTGCCAGGaatgaaagctgttgctggccatcaccttccctttgcagcccattcacaggccCAAGGACGCTGGTTGTCTGCGCTTGGCTCACACGTAAACATGTCGTTACTCTCTG
It includes:
- the LOC138684127 gene encoding maestro heat-like repeat family member 5 isoform X1, with the translated sequence MWDVMLSQTHTLEKVLRELLSKLQDQQLRRVFGSSTEDACIHHLALLASSDMKSEEFAGLYNVHRYLRRPSLALLSLALRGLVTLSQRPETARKILVLLPDIMETQQNASSDNKMKALLVFRNVMGHMKRKEASPTALQLVDKLPPLFDDQSSQLRELSICLFKDAMQTVVGNDKQQMRKNVRRSLLPLFFHMSDQTESVAKASQEALLVAAKLLKWKRLKHLTRTQQTGRIGECLLVQDRSRVEEYLSQSLPYLKDAQVTLREAALKFIGLAARHLGDESEEKLSEICNGEQGQCCVRQDWWGRGQSLGSVLLCLALLQGDASRAEERLRGIWGIPEQQLPADAFVPPAPSGQGKGWVGLAWSGGGAWVSLQIGGFQLCSLSFCCSPPAFGERCRTLSLIPGSSDHADPEISEGAANIGVDPVGAVLLALQSRAEMKLSSRKWLLLIKAGTTSPRPRCPSRRNHPERAEQPALFGPLPLCAGQLTPRHTLAPMLF
- the LOC138684127 gene encoding maestro heat-like repeat-containing protein family member 7 isoform X2, coding for MWDVMLSQTHTLEKVLRELLSKLQDQQLRRVFGSSTEDACIHHLALLASSDMKSEEFAGLYNVHRYLRRPSLALLSLALRGLVTLSQRPETARKILVLLPDIMETQQNASSDNKMKALLVFRNVMGHMKRKEASPTALQLVDKLPPLFDDQSSQLRELSICLFKDAMQTVVGNDKQQMRKNVRRSLLPLFFHMSDQTESVAKASQEALLVAAKLLKWKRLKHLTRTQQTGRIGECLLVQDRSRVEEYLSQSLPYLKDAQVTLREAALKFIGLAARHLGDESEEKLSEICNALQLLEKDAELSVSSLAAQTMLTLRSPREQPTSGWTLWALCCWPCKAGQK